The region TTGCTGCTGCACCTCGGTTTGGCCCTCAGCCCCAGCGATCCGATCGGTGCCGTGGCCTGTTACCGGCAGGCTTTGGACATTCCCCTCGATGCCCGCATCAGCCTTGGGGCACGCCTCAACCTGGCGGCCCGGTTGATGGAGCAAGGCGAACTCGATGAAGCCATTGCCCTGACCCAGACCGCCACCCAACGGGCCCCGGAAGTGGCCCTGGGTTGGTACAACCTGGGTTTGATGCTGCGCCGTCGCGGCGACATCGCGGCGGCCCTTGAGGCCTACAGCCGCGCTGTGGAGCTCGACCCCAACAACGCCGCCTGCCATCAGAACCGTGCTGTTGCCCTGCTGCTGGGGGGCGACATCGAAGGCTCCCGCGCGGCCTTCCGCACCGCCATCACCCTGCTGGAGACCCAGGGGCGACCGGTCGACGCCCAGGCCTTACGCACCAAGGCCCAGGGCATCGTCAAGCTGGACCTGGAGCCCATCGCTTGAGCCAGCCGCTGCAGAACCGCACGGTGGTGGTGACCCGCGCCGCCGACCAACAGGGGGAAGCCAGACGACTGCTGGAAACCCAAGGCGCACAGGTGCTTGACCTCCCCGCCTTGGTAATTGGCCCCCCCGACGACTGGGGACCGCTGGATGATGCCCTCTTGGAACTGGAGGACTTCCACTGGCTGGTTGTGTCGAGCGCCAACGGCGTGCAGGCGGTGGAGCAGCGGTTGCAACGCCTCGGCCGCAGCCTGCTGCGGCGTCCAACCAACCTGCGCATCGCCGCTGTGGGTCGCAAAACCGCTAGAGCCCTGGAAGATCTTGGCGCCACAGCCGATTTCGTACCGCCGAGCTTCGTGGCCGACAGCCTGATCGACCACTTTCCCGTCTCCGGCTATGGCCTGAGGATGCTTCTGCCACGGGTGCAGAGCGGCGGCAGAACCGTGCTGGCGGAAGCCTTCGGGGAAGCTGGGGTGAGGGTGGTGGAGGTGGCGGCCTACGAGTCCCGCTGTCCCGACGCCATGCCCGAGCGCACCGCCGAAGCCCTTGAGGCTGGAACGGTGGACGCCATCCTGTTCAGCAGCGGCAAGACGGCTGCCCACACGGCACAACTGCTGCTGCAACGCTTCGGTCCTGGCTGGACGCAACGCCTGGAGGCTCTGAAATTGGTGTCCATCGGCCCCCAGACCAGCCGCAGCTGCCGCCAGTGGTTCGGTCGCATCGATGCGGAAGCTGATCCCCACGACCTCGAGGGCCTGGTGAACGCCTGTTGCCAGCTGCTGGGCTGAACTGGTTCAGCTGAGGCAGATCTCCTCCCGCGGGTCTCCGTCCTGCGCCAACTGCAGGCAACCGCGTTGCACATCGATGCCCAGCACCGACCAGGTCTCCGGCAACATCGGCAGATCATCGGCCGCACAGCGCCCATCCGCACCGATGCAGAGCACGGCACTGCCAGAGGAGGACTGAACCAGAGCGCGGCGCTGCTGACCCACCAGCATCACGCCGGTCAACGTCAGACCGGAGGAGGGGTCAATGGCTCCATCGGCACCAGGTGCGGTGCCATCTCCGCGTAGCCCCGGCAACGGCTGAAACGGATCCGGGCGCCCGGCCGGTGCCGCCTCACGGACCTGCTGCACCGACGGCAGAGGGATGAGGCCGGGATCCGGAGCTGCGGTCACAACTGGAACCGTTGGCTCCACCTCTGGGGGTGGCGCCTGGGGCGGAGTGATCGTGGCGACAGGGGAGTTGTCGCTGCCACAGGCGGCAAGGGCCAGCAATCCCACTAGCAGACACGAATTCAGGGCTTGCTCAGCCCACCTTCTCCACCAGATCCCGGAAACGGTCAAGGTTAGCCTGCAGTTCCTTCGTGACAATCCCCCCCAGGATGCTGGGCTCCATCAACGGTGCCAAGACCCTGGGCAATTCATAGCTGACGCTGAGCTTCACCACCGTGCGATCAGCCGACTCGGGATAAAAGCGCACAGCGCCTTTGGTGGGAAGCCCGCCGACGGACTCCCAGTGCAGTTGCTGGGCCTCCACCCGTTGGGTGATCCGCGCTTTCCAGTGGAACCGAAAGCCCTGGGCCGCCAGGGTCCAGTCGGTGAGATCAGGATCATCGAGGGTTTTCACCGATTCGATCCAGCGCATCCACTTGGGCATGGCCTCCAGATCGCTCCAAACCGCCCAGACGTCCTCGGCCGGCGCCTGAACCTCAGTGGTGACGGAGTGGTCAAGCCAGCGTCCCATCAAGCCACTGCTGTGTTCGTGGCGAGCCTAACGGGCTGATCCAGGATGGCGGCCGCCGCCAGATGACCACTCATCGTGGCCCCTTCCATCGAATCGATGTAGTCCTGGCGGGTGTAACTGCCGGCCAGGAAGAAGTTCTGGATCGGCGTGCGTTGATCCGGCCTGTAAGGCTCCATGCCGGGAGCCTCGCGGTACAGCGATTGGGCCAGCTTCACCACGTTGCTCCAGGTGAGTTTGAGATCCCGGGCTGAGGGGAACAAGGCACGCACCTGGCGATCGGTGTGGGCCACGATGTCTTCCACGGATTTGGGAATCCAGGGATCACCAGGCGTCAGCACGCACTGCAGCAAGGAACCCTCTCCCTCCTTGCGGTAGTCCTCCGGGCTGGCCAGGGCCAGATCCGCAAAACAGCTGAAATCGGCATCGGCGGTGTACAGCAGGTTGTTCAGCCCCGTGGGCGTTGCCACATCCCGGCGCTGCGCGTCCTGGGACTCACCCAGCTCCGTCACCCAGCCGTCGTACCGCAGCTGCACCGTGGCTACAGGAACCGCTTCCAGTTGATGGATGGCATCGAACTGGGGGAAACGGCGCCAGTCCTCCGGCAACAACTTCTGGATCCCGGGCACATCACAGGCGGCAAGATAGGCATCCGCTTCAACGCGGATGTCCCCTTCCGGC is a window of Synechococcus sp. A15-24 DNA encoding:
- a CDS encoding uroporphyrinogen-III synthase; amino-acid sequence: MSQPLQNRTVVVTRAADQQGEARRLLETQGAQVLDLPALVIGPPDDWGPLDDALLELEDFHWLVVSSANGVQAVEQRLQRLGRSLLRRPTNLRIAAVGRKTARALEDLGATADFVPPSFVADSLIDHFPVSGYGLRMLLPRVQSGGRTVLAEAFGEAGVRVVEVAAYESRCPDAMPERTAEALEAGTVDAILFSSGKTAAHTAQLLLQRFGPGWTQRLEALKLVSIGPQTSRSCRQWFGRIDAEADPHDLEGLVNACCQLLG
- a CDS encoding SRPBCC family protein, whose protein sequence is MGRWLDHSVTTEVQAPAEDVWAVWSDLEAMPKWMRWIESVKTLDDPDLTDWTLAAQGFRFHWKARITQRVEAQQLHWESVGGLPTKGAVRFYPESADRTVVKLSVSYELPRVLAPLMEPSILGGIVTKELQANLDRFRDLVEKVG